A genomic segment from Spinacia oleracea cultivar Varoflay chromosome 3, BTI_SOV_V1, whole genome shotgun sequence encodes:
- the LOC110801996 gene encoding 1-aminocyclopropane-1-carboxylate oxidase homolog 1, which translates to MSLESFTNGFQSNDDRLKEVKAFDATKMGVKGLIDSGVKCIPKIFIRPLDELSEDSKTPCVKLQVPTINLEGIDRKDRYNEIVKEVLDASETWGFFQVVNHGISVELLDEMLQRVRMFHEQNTEVKKEFYTRETLKQVVYNSNYDLYTSRSANWKDTLVVNAYYGHLDPKELPEICRDVMLDYTNHVMKLSDILLELLSVALGLGPDHLREMEFKKGWSLVNHYYPACPAPDLTLGASKHSDSAFLTILLQDQIGGLQVLHENQWVNVQPKPAAFVVNIGDILQMVSNNKLRSVHHRVIANLIGPRISVAFFLRGVLSSEKLYGPIKELLSKESPPVYREFTLSDFYSYFFSRPLNESGFEYFKV; encoded by the exons ATGAGTCTTGAAAGCTTCACCAATGGTTTCCAATCAAATGATGACCGCTTGAAAGAGGTGAAGGCTTTTGATGCTACAAAGATGGGGGTGAAAGGATTGATAGATTCCGGTGTAAAATGTATTCCAAAGATATTCATTCGACCCCTTGACGAGCTTTCAGAAGATTCGAAGACTCCTTGTGTCAAACTCCAAGTTCCGACAATAAATTTAGAAGGCATTGATCGGAAGGATCGCTACAATGAGATTGTGAAAGAAGTCCTTGATGCATCAGAAACATGGGGATTCTTTCAAGTTGTTAATCATGGAATTTCTGTTGAACTGCTTGATGAGATGCTGCAGAGGGTTCGGATGTTTCATGAGCAGAATACTGAGGTAAAGAAAGAGTTCTACACCCGTGAAACATTGAAACAAGTCGTGTATAACTCCAATTACGACCTTTATACATCACGGTCAGCCAATTGGAAAGACACTTTGGTTGTTAACGCCTACTATGGACATCTTGATCCAAAAGAATTACCAGAAATATGCAG GGATGTGATGTTGGACTACACCAACCATGTAATGAAGCTAAGTGACATTCTACTAGAGTTGCTGTCTGTTGCTCTAGGACTTGGACCAGATCATCTGAGAGAAATGGAATTTAAAAAGGGTTGGAGCTTAGTAAACCACTATTACCCGGCTTGCCCTGCTCCAGATTTGACATTAGGAGCTAGTAAACACTCAGATTCAGCTTTTCTCACAATACTTCTGCAAGACCAAATTGGCGGTCTTCAAGTCCTTCATGAAAATCAATGGGTCAATGTTCAGCCCAAACCTGCTGCCTTTGTTGTAAATATTGGAGATATTCTTCAG ATGGTATCAAATAATAAGCTCAGAAGTGTTCATCACAGAGTGATTGCTAATCTTATTGGACCAAGGATTTCGGTAGCATTTTTTCTCAGGGGTGTTTTATCTTCTGAAAAGTTATACGGACCTATTAAAGAGTTGTTGTCGAAAGAAAGTCCACCTGTTTATCGTGAGTTTACTCTCAGCGATTTCTACTCATACTTCTTCTCCCGGCCCCTCAACGAGTCTGGGTTTGAGTACTTCAAAGTATAA